One Bombus fervidus isolate BK054 chromosome 7, iyBomFerv1, whole genome shotgun sequence genomic region harbors:
- the LOC139989316 gene encoding WD repeat-containing protein 89, with translation MAKIVESLKKLSVEHGTRKHDDNRTIKRKSELISSIEEAVSLDHNYILAICGTQSDPEFRIGTALSNHTCIIYSVGESLNQTATLTHNQTPIVGIRFSPTSKNILYTATNNGEITACDLRAKGKVVARFKDITEDGKTKPLCSFDVSCDEKLIAGGTEHIGGDTFILFWDARYTSSKLGDKNNLLGGYWESHVEDVTSLAFHSSKQDVLASGSTDGLINVFDLTQPSEDSALTYSLNTESSVDRIGWLNDDNLWCTTHNSLQLWDHDGATPYAKFDRSNLAVSQNADPDDCYIVKFHASNALGQPFLLAGASNVKGENLRCLNVINDQLETCYNMIGNKQIVRDSWLHEKSGSLITVGEGGLINIWRTTETIPIQQNSSHKLVAKIGTGKVRDRQHRTKPY, from the exons ATGGCTAAAATTGTtgaatcattaaaaaaattaagtgttGAACATGGTACACGCAAGCATGATGACAATCGAACCATCAAAAGAAAAAGCGAATTAATATCGTCGATTGAAGAAGCAGTATCTCTTGatcataattatattcttGCTATCTGTGGAACTCAAAG TGATCCAGAATTTAGAATTGGTACAGCCTTATCCAACcatacatgtataatatattctgtTGGGGAAAGCTTAAACCAAACTGCCACATTAACTCATAATCAAACACCTATTGTCGGTATTAGGTTTAGCCCtacttctaaaaatattttatatacagctACAAACAATGGAGAAATTACAGCATGCGACTTGAGAGCTAAAGGCAAAGTTGTTGCAAGGTTTAAAG aTATTACAGAAGATGGCAAAACGAAACCACTCTGTAGTTTTGATGTCAGTTGTGATGAAAAGCTTATAGCAGGTGGTACTGAACATATTGGAGgagatacatttattttattttgggATGCACGATATACTAGTTCAAAATTGGGTGACAAAAATAATCTCCTTGGTGGATACTGGGAATCTCACGTGGAAGATGTAACCTCTTTGGCATTTCATTCTAGTAAGCAGGACGTCTTAGCATCTGGTAGTACAGATGGATTGATTAATGTCTTTGACCTTACACAGCCATCGGAAGATTCCGCGTTAACTTATTCTTTAAACACTGAATCATCAGTG gaTAGGATAGGTTGGTTAAATGATGACAACCTTTGGTGCACAACACATAATTCACTGCAACTTTGGGACCATGATGGAGCAACACCATATGCTAAATTTGATCGCAGTAATTTAGCAGTTTCTCAG AATGCAGATCCAGATGATTGTTACATAGTCAAATTTCATGCTTCAAATGCACTTGGACAACCGTTTCTTCTTGCAGGTGCCAGTAATGTTAAAGG gGAAAACTTGAGatgtttaaatgttataaatgatCAATTAGAAACATGTTACAATATGATAGGGAATAAACAAATAGTACGTGATAGCTGGCTACATGAAaag AGCGGTTCTTTGATAACAGTAGGTGAAGGTGGACTTATAAACATTTGGAGGACTACTGAAACTATACCTATTCAACAAAATTCTAGCCATAAATTGGTGGCGAAAATTGGTACTGGTAAAGTACGTGATCGCCAGCATAGAACCAAACCATATTAA